TGCTGTGGCATTCTGCTGGTTCAGGTGTTGCCAGTCTTTCTGCACCTGGTATAAATATGGCACATGCTCAGAGTTAAGTGCTAATGTGGTGGAATCAAGATTCTACACCAATGCCCATTCCAGATCAAGTTTGTACTGCTACATAGCCTAAGGCTTTTTTATCATTTTACATTTCCCCCCCACACTAACTGGTATATTACAGAACTGTGGCTCGACAAGGTGAGAAGTTAttaaacctgctccagcatgggtgTTGAATGTGGGAATAccacatttccatttccatgcCTTAGTGTTGGCCAGAGTGATGCTGtgtgtgcccagccctgctccttgcagggtGAGGCTCCTGTTGCAGTTCAGGAGAGCATCCCTAAAGATACAGCCCCTGTTTGCCCACTGCTCACTGTGAGTGCAGGGCTCTGTGTTCCTCCCAGCATTAACTCCCAATTATGTGGTATTTGTTTGAAGAGAGGTGTGAGATTAGTCTCTTCAGCAAACAATAATCTTCCTGGTGGGCTGTAAATTGTAAATAATGATTCCTTCCTCTTTTGGATGGGGATTTGCACCATCACCAGTTTGTGTGAAGACCTGCATGAGGCAGGCTTGGAGAGCACAGTGTTTATTGGGTTGGGTTCCCCTTGATGCATGAGCCTGGACTGTTTCAGGGCTTTTGCTTTGTCCTTCCTCAGAGCTTGTAAATCCACTCCATTTGactcttctgttgttttttttttttccctctttcaggACAGTTATTCTGAGTGACGGCCCTTGCACACGCTTCTGAGTGGTTATCATGGGCTTCATTGCCTTCCTGAAGACCCAGTTCATAGTTCACCTCCTCATTGGGTTCGTCTTTGTTGTCAGTGGACTGATCATTAACTTCATTCAACTATGCACGCTGGTCCTCTGGCCCATCAACAAGCAGCTTTATCGCCGAGTAAACTGTCGCCTTGCCTATTCCCTGTGGAGCCGTGAGtatgctgggctggggaggggcttTTCTTGCCTTTGCCTTTGTTAACCaaaggaaatatatatatgcacatgtATCTGTTTGCACACAGAGACGAGAGAAATGGTAAGTTAGATGTAGATTCTTTCAGAGCAGGTCAAAAcaaccttttgtttttttttctggaatactGGGAAGTCATACAGAAGTCAAGGGTCTGATGTGTATTGTCACTCTGTTATTCAAAAAAGTGGGAAGTAAAGCTCCTCCGCACCTCCAACCTTATCTGGACTGATAGGAGTTGCTACTTGTGTCTCAGTGCCATCTTCATCCAGTATCAGCACCTGTGCTAAGGGGCAGTTGTGAGACTGGCTCAGGCACTGGGCATGTGGGCAGTAATGGTCATGTAGGAGCCCAGGTTTATTGtgtgggctgcagagggagaggtCTCTCTTAAAGTATCTCCTGTAGATGTCTCTGCATCTGAACTGTGTGACAAACTTCAGAATCCACTTACATCCTTCAGTGCCCATTTCTGAGGCCAGGGTCTCCTTGTgagcatttttttcagtggttcTTCTTCTGCCCATGGGTCAGTTCTGCACTGCGTGCAGCTTCTTTGTTCTCCTCTGTCAGACCTTTGCAAAACTTCCTCCCTGTGGATGCCTCCTTCTTCTCACGGAGCTggatttctgaaaatgtttagAGTGTGTAGAAGGCTCCTTAGCCCAAATGTCACCTCCTGTTTCAGCAGTGAATCATCTAATTGGtttccattccccatcccttccccGTATGCATGGCCACTTACCTTAGTGCTCAGCTCAGCATCCAACTCCCACTTTGGGTAAATTAGTCACCACAAGGAACACTGAGATTACAGTTCAGCAGTCCACTGACAGGCACCCACGTTTTGTAATTCATCAGTGTGAAGTATCACAAACAAAAACTCTCTGAGGTGTCTGGTTCTGTCTCTTTTTAAGTGTGTTGTCCCTGCCTTTACTGTGCTTTTTGTCCTGCCTACTGAGAAGCACAGGAGAGAGGAAATTAAATAGACTAGTAGGCAAATTGTCAGGAAAAAAGGTATTGTAGTAGAAGAGCTTAGTAGAAACTTCAAAATGAGTTTGGTTGGATGAGAGTGGGGACATAtaggagtttttatttttaatttgattgtaagaatttctttgtgcttttagTAATCTAGACTCTGATCTCATGCTGAAAACTATTGCTGCATTAATAGTTAGGCTTTTCTGAAGATATGAGCTGCTTGCTCCTGTAAGGTTTTAGGCTCAGCCCTTAGTTAGCATTGTGCatgaaaaaaacacactttAAATGCTGCTGTCTTATATCCTCTAAACACTGGAAATAACCCACACCATTGTTCAAAGAGGTTTGGAAAAGCTGAGTAGATAATTGGTTGTACGTAGGATAACCCCTAGTGTATAGCCTGTTATAAATTAACACATTGGGAAATTAAACTATGAAAATCAATGTAACTGTTGTGTGGGATTGCAGAGAGCTGATGGCCTATAATGGAAGAGCTGACAGAATATGCTTTTCAATTGTGATTTATAGCAATTTAGGTAAGCTGTGTAAATGTAGTAGCTCCAATGTTGCCATTCATAATGAAATACATTTCCATATGAAGAAGCCTTTTGGCAAGGAACCTGTAGGGTGGTATTCTGCTCTGGATGCTACATTTTGCTCACTTTCTCCAAGCTGTTTGTGGTTTTAGGCTGAGGGTCTGCAAGAgatgctgctctgcccagctggcagaggaTCAGTGTGCAGGGAGGGATACACAGGTGATCCTGTATGTGCCTCTGTACTGAAAACCAGGCTCTGTTCTTACTGTATCTCCTCTCAAATACATAAAGCCCAGATTGCACAGGGGAGGGAGACTCTATCCAGTGTTCCTGACAGACATGTGGGGAAGGCAGTCTCTCGGGCTCTGGCCCATAAATTCGTGACAGGTAGTCTGTCCTTGCAGCTCTCCCACGTCAGCTCCTTTCAGATGAATCACATCGTTGGAGTGTGCAGCATGTTTGGGTTAGTCCTGTTGCAAAACTAACCTCTCAAATGTTGGTACTTCCAGCTGAGGGATGTGCTGTGCCCCTCGTTTGCTTTGTTTCTGGGGGGCTTGTGAGGCTGTAAATGCACCTGCTTTGGTATGTGGGACCCCCAGCTGCAGGGGGCAGTTGAAGCAAGGTGCTGCTCATTCCCTGTAGGAACTGTCCTGGGCAGTGCAAGTGTTGCCATTCCTTCATTCAGAAGGATTTCTTGCTGTAGCATTGATAGGATCAGTGCCACGCAAAGGAGCTGTAACCCACACACTGAAAAAAGGAAACGAGCCCACTCCTGGTTATAATTACATCATTTGTCAGCACACTTGTTAAGGACAATCTGTTACCTCGTGTCAATCCTTTGGCTCGTCAACCCTTCTCTCTCAGTATGAACTCTGGTGAGTCCTCCACTCCTTTAGGGAGAAAGGTTCTGCAGAAAGTCACATCCACACTGGCCTCTacatagtatttttttcctgtttttgaaGAACAAACACAACCAGgtgattataatttttataagaaaatgtAGCAAGTACTGGAGATGTTTCTCCTTGGTACACAGTCAGCAATGGAAAGGCAAAATTGCTCAGAGTACCACGATGTGTTTGGTACCACTGCTCCATTCTCCTGGCCACCTGCTTGGTAGGTGATCTGAGGACACTCTTGCTATCCTCTTTCCCCTTTTACTGAGCCGGGATAACCAGAGAAAGGAAGGTGAGTGAACAAAAAGCATGCAAAGCTGGGAAGCAGTGATAGAAACCTGTACCTGGTGTAAAGGAACAAGACAATTCTGTCTTTCCTCTGCCATATTTCCAGTTGTCCGGGGTTAAGCTCTCTTGGCCAGAAAGGTGCATAACTTTGTTGTGCCTCCAAATGAGCAAGTGCTGAGAGTGATACAGGGGAATAACCTGGTGGGTGAGTAAGTGGCAAGAGTGAAAAAAACAGTGCTAGGTGAGCTCTGTACCCTCAGCAGAACCAGGACTGGTTTTCCCCATTATTCACCTAAATCCTGTGTTTGTCTTCTCTCTGGTGTGGAGCAAGACTGGATCCCAAACTCCTCTTTAGCAGTATGGATAGATGACCTTGTCTGATCCCACTGATTAGAAACCCTTGTGCAGGAAGGTGCTGCCCTGTTTGGCAAAACCAGAAACTCCCAATGGGAAGCTGAAAAACCTCCTGGCAGAGCCTGTtagagggagcagagggggaaCCTGCAGCTGTAGTCATGTGGGAAGGGTTGGACTCCTTTTAACTGCTGTATTTGTGCaactacatttttatttcagccatatctcattgaaataaaaaaaaacaccaatgACTATGGTTTGCAGGGAAGCAAATCTTCCTACTGGGAGGATGAACTATTCTCATACTTTTTATAGCTGTCCCATGATGCAAGCAATGCCTTCCATATGCCTCAATGTACTGAAATGAGGGAAATGAGCTAACCATAGCAACTACCGTCACTGCATGCTGAATTTAAGTGGAAGGGGGTTTTATGATGAAGAAAGGGGaggtggaaaataaaaaagggtaACAAATGTTCAGGGTGGAATAAGAGTTGCTGTGATACTTTAAAGTTGGAGTAAATGGAGGGAAAAGGGCTCATTCTTTTGCagtaaaagaaagacaaaatttaCCAGTCCTGTCTTTGCCCAGGTATTTTGATAAATTCACtcaattttctgctgtttttaacTCTGTGTTAATGATCATAATGCAGAACAATTAGAGCCCTGTGTTGTAATATTAAAATCTATCACAGAAGATCTATGCCACTGCATCCCTTTAAAGGACCTTTATTGGTCTGTTTACCTCCATAAGGCTTGTTTCATGTGGAGTAAAAACATTAGGCTGCATCTATGCATAATTTGTATTCCACCTGGGAGGAACTGTGCTCATTTAGTGGAGCAATCAACAGCTCCACTGTCTGTTTTCAGGCATAAACAATGGTCGtgaaattttgcatttgaaatgcaaTGCCCAAACTCATCGCTGTTAAAAACTTGCTGAATTATCCATAATACATATGTCTGGTGCCTTAAATACTGCTTAGGGATGGTAATATGGTGTGGTCTGTACCCTTCCAAGCTTTTGTTTCATCTCTGTTGGGTGGGTTTGGGaagctgactgtgtttgggGTCAGGAGAGGCTGGGCAGTGAATGCAGCTGAGGGTGAAACTCTAAATACCTTCTGTAGGGGTACCCCTAACTCCTCTCTCCACCTTCATCATGTTTGCTAGAGTTGGTAATGCTGCTGGAATGGTGGTCAGGCACAGAGTGCACCCTGTTCTCAGACGAGGCCACGGTGAAAACCTTTGGGAAGGAACATGTCATCATCATCCTGAACCACAACTTTGAGATCGACTTCCTATGCGGCTGGACGATGACGGAGCGCTTTGGAGTGCTGGGGGTATGTGGACCATGagctttcccttcctctgcaggGTGACAGGTCTGTTTAAAACCCATCTATAAACAGTTTCTTTGCATTTAAGTTCCCAGATACAGCTCCATCATCTTAGCTTTAATGTGTTTGACCTCGTTGCACAAATCAGCAAATGACATTTTTGGATTGTCGCTTTCGTTTTCTCTCCAAGAGTTCCAAAGTTCTTGCTAAGAGAGAGCTGCTATATGTGCCCCTAATCGGCTGGACGTGGTACTTCCTTGAGATTGTTTTCTGcaaaaggaaatgggaagagGACAGAGATACAGTTATTGAGGGATTGAAACGTTTGTCTGATTATCCTGAATATATGTGGGTAAGTGTTGAGTCCACCCTCTGGTATTGGCTGCTAGAAGTGAAAAGGTGACAGACTGGTGCCTGTGGCTTTGTGTGTCAGGAGAAGGTGTGCCCACTTCCAAGAGTTGTCACAGAAAAGCCATGCTCTGTTTCAGGAGGTCTTTTGGGATATACTGGTAGAAAACTGCTGTTTGTCTGTTGGTAAGGGAAACTATTTGGGAAACAGTTCAGAAGCTTGAGAATCATTTATAAATCAGGCTTGTGTGATGCTAATGATTCTGTCCAAACTTATTTTtgcctatttaaaaaaaaaacttacattTGATTACTACATCTGTATAACTAAGATTGCTATAGCTGTATATTTCCTCAGGTAGGCTGAAAAGACACATaaacaaaaaatcttttttagAGAAGTGAGTGAATTTGACTGCACAGATCATGGATTTTGATAGAAAATTCCTGTTAGTGTGTTCATTGATCTGTGAAATTACAGGTTTCCCAAAAAGTCTCTGTGAGAACATATGGCAAGCTTATATCTCCTTCTGcagttacattttttcctttttattttgacattACTTAAAACCAAGCATAAAACGTCTCTGTTTCATTGTGTGCAATGCTGTTAAActtcactgcagcagcacagtggtGTAATCAACCCATTAACCTTCTTAGAGCTTTGAATGCAAAGGTTTTGATAAATTCCCAGTTTTGCTTTTATAGCAGCACAAGTAACGTACAATTATTTGGCTTATAAAACATTAAGAGgctttttatgcattttaagtGAGTTTTCAGTATTACCCAGTAGAGCTTGTTAAAATGAATAGTGAAACATTAAGCCTTAACTAGAACATTGTGAATGCATTGTAATTTTCTACCATTTCAAAGATAGAAAAAGTAAGAATCTGGAGAATGTATTTTAAGCTACTTAATTGCTTGAATATATGGATATGACTTATATTGAATATATCTTCCTGATGAAtgtggggaataaaaaaaaaaacagaataaacacTACCAATTAGAAAATCTCAAGACTGAACTTGAGCTTCAAATCTATACATTTTAATGATTCTACAACTGAGAACCAAGTCTCTAGGGAAAACAACTAGAAAATATAAGTGCAAAATGTAGTTAGCATTGATTATTTAAATCAAGACTTCCTGCTTGGTAATTGAAATCATGATTAAAATTGACTTGAGTGGATCAATTTCCCAATTTCTCTGCATTCTAAATGCCACAATTAGGGCTGTCTCTTTGTCACCTTAAATTTGGTACAAGTGTTGTTAAATGTAAAGGTAATGGTAAATGAGTTGGGAGTTGGTGCTTATGCCTAATGCTTGGTGAAGAGATGAGACAATTGAAATGTGTGCACATGTATGTTTATCTTGGGAAAATTTTCAGTATACTGCTGATTTCTTTTGATATCTCAAGATatgctggggattttttttgcttttgtcttgCACAGTTTCTGCTGTACTGTGAAGGAACTCGTTTCACAGAGACCAAGCACCGCATCAGTATGGAAGTAGCTGAATCCAAGGGGTTGCCTAAACTGAAATACCACCTGTTGCCCAGAACCAAAGGTTTCACCACTGCTGTCCAGTGTCTCAGGGGAACAGGTACTGCCAAGTTTTGCAGCACTTTTAATGTGTTATTTAGCACCAGCATAGTCTGCTCTGTTGTTCATTACAATTAGTGAGCTGGCAGTAATGAGGATATAGTGTGTCAGCTGGTAATTTGTAAATTGCCACAGAACTGTCAGATACCAGTCttgaaaaatactaaaaacCTCTTTTTGTTGCTTAGTTCATCAAGTCATCTGGTGTTTTACAGAGCTGGGAGTGTCAGGGGGCTGGTGCAGATAAATGTGATGTGTAAACACAAAATAGTGGAGGACTCTGACACATCATTAATGCAAGGCTTGCACAAGGCTCTGTTGCTGTCTCAAGCAGGGATGCCAGAAGGTGCTTGCTAGAATTGCTGGTGTAACAGCcctgtttactttttttttcccaacagttTCAGCAGTGTATGATGTAACACTAAATTTCAGAGGAAACAAGAACCCATCTTTATTAGGAATTCTTTATGGAAAGAAATATGAAGCAGATATGTGTGTAAGGTGAGCACATACTGATGGAGGTGAGCCCTAAGATGCATAGTTTAGCATGTTGAAGTGTATTCAAATTTTACAGGgtcatttcctttcctgtagtccccttctccttgtccttcagCTTCAGTGGTCCCTTGTAGTAAATAGTTTAAAGCTCCTTTACATGCCAGTTTCTCTCCCTCACTCACATGGTTTGACCAGCAgattaaaaatctaaaaatgctgaaattcagaCATCCTATAAATGAGGTGGGACATTGCTCACATTCCTCACTGTTCCTTTGCCTCAGAGAGTAGCTGCTAACACCTAACCCCATGCAGCATGTACACATTTGCATGCACACCTGCCCCTTCTCTTTCCTGCTTTCTCCTTGCTGCCTTCTGCTTCAAAGGCTTCCTTGTGATCATAAAAACAACCAATCCTGTTGAATTTCTTCTTGTCCCTTTTATGTTTGGACCTGAGACATGACCTGGTTGTTCTTTCCACAGTTCTTTAGACAGTTTGCTTCTCTGGGGGATTCACCCACCCTTTGGAAAACATTGCTGTGTTCTGGTGATGAGGTTGAtgcttggtttttaaaagtttttaaaaaaaaagcttttctccttcccaccaCATCTTTCCCCTGTGGCCTTGGGTCTGTGTGTTGCTGCAACATCCACAACATTTTAGTCTCTCAGCTGAAAAGATATCTGTGGAGCTGTCCATGGAGAGGTGGAGTTGCTCATTTGCAAGGGGTTTCATTTTCACTATTTACACTTGCCAAACATATTCCTGATGAGGAAAGTGAGCAGACAATTTGCCAGCCAGCAAAACAGCTAGTCAGGCAGTTCCACCTGTAATTCCACACTGATGGCAGGTGCCTGTAGGATATCTAGCTGGATCTGAGGTGCACATGCATGGATGCACATCTgtataattattaattatacaCTGAACTGTGGCAGCCTTCAGTTAAACACCCTTTTTTGCTAATGGAGatgcagttttatttcatttcttggAGAGGTAAtgggaggaaagaagagaaatgtaGTTTTCAATAGAATTAGAAGAAATTCAGGTTTGTAAAATTCTGTTGAGGATGATGTTGCCAGGTAAAGTTACTAATTGTACTCTACAAATCACTGTGCTTagataattttgatttaaaatagtTGTGTatggaataaatattttcaaggtgCTTTTctacactttttttctgttttggggaAGAAGCTATGAGATTAAGGAGACTATTTTTACAgatgttttcctgaaaatggAACATGTCCTTATTGTGCCAATAGACTTACTGTAGCTCAGAGAAGGGAAGCACATAAGCTCTTGTTCTTGGTGTGTGCAGACATAGTTACCTGTGCAGAGGTAAGCAGCTTAGCTCTGCAGTGGATCCAGTCTTTATCCCGACTGCCTCCAGAGGAGATAATCAGGAAATCACCAAATGTTACTGCTGTGAGTCCCCTCTAGTGGTGACAGCAACACCATGGCAACTTCACCAGAAAGCTTTCAGCAAATGACTTTTCACTGAGCTTTTATTGAGCATTATTTACCTGAATTGAGCAGTTTCTCTTGTTAGAGGTCATGTAAGTAAATCTGCCAGATGTGGTGTTCAGTTGGCTTATGGGATGCATTAGAAACGTGTTGGAacaaattcacagaatcataaaggGGCTTGGCTTGgtctcagaaaacaaaagaatgcAGGGGAATGGTTGGCTCTTCACCACTACAGAGAGGCTCTGACAAGGCACCTGTTCTCAGTGAGGTCAggtcagggctggcactgggcaaAACTGTCACACACCCCCAGAACTGTGTGCCTCAGtctgtggggctgcagaggcaAAGAGGGACAAGTGCAGTCACTGCAGATGTTTGCCTTAGAGATGGTATAAAGTGAATGTTTAGTTGCTTCTCCCATTGCTTCCAAAATAGGGTTTTCACTACCAAAATGTAGCAAACAATTATCCTTGGGTTTTCCACTTGCTTGTCTTTTCCCAGCTCCGAGTGCCTCAGTCTGAGCTCACTGGGAATCAGCCAGTGATGGATCTGGTGAAGGAGGAACAGTGCTGGAAtgggaaatgtttattttactgaTGTGCTCTGAAACTGACAGGAGCTTGTACAGTTTCTTTTGTCTTAAATAGCACCCAATTCCCAACTAAAACCTCAGGTTTTAAGTCccatttctctgtgtttaaGATCTCTGCCATCAGTGACACTCTTGCCTTTGATTTCTCCCCTTTACTGAATGGGAAGATCTTCCTGAGGAGAGGCATAAAACCAAATACCTGGATTTTCccttaattcttttttttttttttcctttcaattttttaatcTCTCTACTAAACTAGGAGATTTCCTCTGGAAGATATCCCTCAAGATGAAAAGGAAGCTGCAAATTGGCTTCATAAGCTTTACCAGGAAAAGGTAAAtagctttgctttcttttctgtcttttgggACTTGCACAGGGGAGTGTATTACAGCAGTGAGTAATACACACTCTTGCACTGGATGGAGAGGATATTATGTATAACTAGGCAGCCATCCCTCAAAGTGCTGGAAGAAGCAGGACCAAGGAGCCCCTTGGCAGCAGAGGGCTGGGTAGTGAGGTCTCAAATTGCCAGGAAGGACAACAGAACTCAGAGATATGCCTGAGCTGT
This sequence is a window from Vidua chalybeata isolate OUT-0048 chromosome 2, bVidCha1 merged haplotype, whole genome shotgun sequence. Protein-coding genes within it:
- the AGPAT3 gene encoding 1-acyl-sn-glycerol-3-phosphate acyltransferase gamma, yielding MGFIAFLKTQFIVHLLIGFVFVVSGLIINFIQLCTLVLWPINKQLYRRVNCRLAYSLWSQLVMLLEWWSGTECTLFSDEATVKTFGKEHVIIILNHNFEIDFLCGWTMTERFGVLGSSKVLAKRELLYVPLIGWTWYFLEIVFCKRKWEEDRDTVIEGLKRLSDYPEYMWFLLYCEGTRFTETKHRISMEVAESKGLPKLKYHLLPRTKGFTTAVQCLRGTVSAVYDVTLNFRGNKNPSLLGILYGKKYEADMCVRRFPLEDIPQDEKEAANWLHKLYQEKDALQEMYNQEGVFPGKQFKPPRRPWTLLNFLFWATVLLSPLFTFGFGVFASGSPLLILAFLGLVGAASFGVRRLIGVTEIEKGSSYGNQEFKKKE